The following are from one region of the Anaeropeptidivorans aminofermentans genome:
- a CDS encoding GIY-YIG nuclease family protein, which translates to MDMQRKKQLLEEYKNRKPEMGIISFLCAATEETFLCLSKDTKAGINSNRFKLSINWHPNKRMQELWNQYGETNFKISVIRVLKYEDPHADHTKELEELLIQCLDLNKGARRM; encoded by the coding sequence ATGGATATGCAAAGAAAAAAACAACTCCTTGAGGAGTATAAGAATAGGAAACCGGAAATGGGCATCATCTCTTTTCTCTGCGCTGCAACCGAAGAAACATTTTTGTGTCTTTCTAAAGATACGAAAGCCGGTATTAATAGCAATCGTTTTAAGTTGTCTATAAATTGGCATCCTAATAAAAGGATGCAAGAACTCTGGAATCAATATGGTGAAACAAACTTCAAAATATCGGTTATACGAGTTTTAAAATATGAAGACCCCCATGCCGATCATACCAAAGAATTGGAAGAATTGCTGATACAGTGTTTAGATTTAAATAAAGGTGCAAGGAGAATGTAG
- a CDS encoding HAMP domain-containing sensor histidine kinase, translating to MKKSGFFIKIFAYTIIAMILIVIITAALFSRQFFTLSRTIEREQIITSYQPLVDRVKSSDYNNIPKVAQRFHDNNQSFEFSIIDDNGGVIYATPGADTSTDFSGDFYWVLYKSPTNGYSIIAQTRPSLTTFYNEIIIRALVAFAIILALCLVCAYIFARQITNPIKQLANDAGKMTRLEDVSQSLPNRLDELGDLSRDIHTMYDKLKETISQLENEILRVREMEEAQRYFFSAASHELKTPIAATGVLLEGMLANVGEYKNHPKYLRECVKLMDAQSKLVSEILETVNLIDGKITPAPEQLKLQNVVASVLPTYQVLAERADQQIYVTIPQEEIVFVDGNMLKKVLSNVVLNAVQNAPPGAEIRIWSEPDSDCCRLYVLNTSTHIDEKILPKLFDPFYRTDKVRNRKNNRSGLGLTIVQKMLQAMGADFSLENTAEGVLFRMVLPKA from the coding sequence ATGAAAAAGAGCGGATTTTTTATTAAGATTTTCGCCTATACAATCATTGCAATGATACTGATTGTTATAATAACGGCCGCACTGTTTTCCAGGCAATTTTTTACACTTTCCAGAACAATTGAAAGAGAGCAAATAATTACTTCTTACCAACCTTTGGTTGATAGGGTAAAAAGCAGTGATTATAACAATATTCCAAAAGTGGCCCAAAGATTTCATGACAATAACCAGTCATTTGAATTTTCCATTATAGATGATAACGGCGGCGTGATATACGCTACGCCGGGCGCTGATACCTCGACTGATTTCAGCGGTGATTTTTACTGGGTGCTATATAAAAGCCCCACAAATGGCTATTCCATTATCGCCCAAACCAGACCCAGCTTAACCACATTTTACAATGAGATAATTATACGGGCATTAGTCGCGTTTGCTATCATACTTGCCCTCTGTCTTGTATGCGCGTATATCTTTGCACGGCAAATAACCAATCCAATCAAGCAACTAGCAAATGATGCCGGGAAAATGACAAGGCTTGAAGATGTATCGCAAAGCCTGCCTAATCGCCTGGATGAATTAGGCGATTTGTCACGTGACATTCACACCATGTACGATAAGCTGAAAGAAACCATTTCCCAGTTAGAAAATGAAATCCTGCGTGTGCGGGAAATGGAGGAAGCGCAACGATATTTCTTTTCGGCAGCGTCCCACGAACTAAAAACCCCCATTGCCGCTACTGGCGTTTTATTAGAGGGGATGTTGGCAAATGTGGGTGAATATAAAAACCATCCTAAATATTTGCGCGAGTGTGTCAAGCTGATGGACGCACAAAGCAAATTAGTTTCTGAGATACTTGAAACTGTTAATCTAATTGATGGTAAAATAACCCCTGCCCCGGAACAGCTGAAATTACAAAATGTTGTTGCTTCGGTGCTTCCCACTTATCAGGTGTTGGCAGAAAGAGCAGACCAGCAAATTTATGTAACTATACCGCAAGAGGAAATTGTTTTTGTTGATGGCAATATGCTCAAAAAGGTTTTGTCCAATGTGGTATTAAATGCAGTGCAGAACGCCCCGCCCGGAGCAGAAATACGCATTTGGAGCGAACCCGACTCCGACTGTTGCCGCTTGTATGTGCTGAATACAAGCACGCACATAGACGAGAAAATTCTACCGAAGCTATTTGACCCATTCTACAGAACAGACAAGGTCCGAAACCGCAAGAATAATCGAAGTGGTTTAGGTCTGACTATCGTACAAAAAATGCTTCAAGCAATGGGCGCTGATTTCTCTTTGGAAAATACAGCCGAAGGCGTATTATTTAGGATGGTCTTGCCTAAAGCATAA
- a CDS encoding response regulator transcription factor, which yields MSIRILLVEDDENIRNTVKAFLSDAGYTVDACLDGGEAHIKFYENTYHLVILDIMLPSMSGYELLREFRKLNNTPILMMTALSDDENEMRAFDGEADDYVTKPFKIQLLLKRVEALLRRSGAVTKELCYGRLTLLPEDFKAIYNGVELSLTLKEFEILVLLVQNKGKTLSHEIILSRVWGYDFDGNGSTVHTHIKNLRAKLPENIIKTVRGVGYRLEETS from the coding sequence ATGTCTATACGAATTTTGCTTGTTGAGGACGACGAGAATATCCGAAATACAGTTAAAGCCTTTTTGTCTGACGCAGGGTACACAGTGGACGCTTGCTTAGATGGCGGCGAAGCACATATCAAATTTTACGAAAATACCTATCATCTTGTCATTCTTGATATTATGCTGCCCAGTATGAGCGGCTATGAACTTCTGCGAGAGTTTCGCAAGCTGAACAATACCCCTATTCTGATGATGACCGCGCTTTCTGATGACGAAAACGAAATGAGAGCTTTCGACGGGGAAGCAGACGATTATGTGACAAAACCGTTTAAGATACAATTATTGCTGAAACGTGTAGAAGCTTTACTTCGGCGAAGCGGTGCGGTGACAAAGGAACTTTGCTATGGCAGGCTAACGCTTCTGCCTGAAGATTTTAAGGCAATCTATAACGGTGTGGAACTGTCATTAACGCTCAAAGAATTTGAAATCCTTGTGCTGCTTGTTCAGAATAAGGGCAAGACGTTATCCCATGAAATTATTTTGTCCCGCGTGTGGGGCTATGATTTTGACGGCAACGGAAGTACAGTGCATACCCATATTAAAAACTTGCGCGCCAAACTGCCGGAAAACATTATAAAAACGGTACGCGGCGTAGGCTACCGCTTGGAGGAAACCTCATGA
- the dpsA gene encoding dipicolinate synthase subunit DpsA translates to MSENNGFAFIGGDLRQFFMAEELLEKGFDVCIYGIEMLHDDKRMTAAISLEEATSFCENIVCPVPFSRNKKEILSSRFRQDMTIENLLSCINKGHKLFGGSIPEYVVEECESRSIQCFDFMKMEEVAVKNAVATAEGAIAEAVIKSPVNLHRRPCIVLGFGRCAKVLASKLKGMGACVSVAARSTSQLAVAEASGYAPVKLDKLLSNIGKYDFIFNTIPSMILDSNALELVKKGALIIDIASKPGGTDFEKAGELGIDAYLCLGLPGKYAPKASAEILSSVLLEYTQS, encoded by the coding sequence ATGTCCGAAAATAATGGATTTGCCTTTATAGGCGGAGATTTAAGACAGTTTTTTATGGCAGAGGAACTTTTGGAGAAGGGTTTTGACGTATGCATATACGGCATTGAGATGTTGCATGACGATAAACGTATGACAGCGGCAATATCTCTTGAGGAGGCAACGAGCTTTTGTGAAAATATTGTCTGCCCTGTACCTTTTTCAAGAAACAAAAAGGAGATTCTTTCCTCAAGGTTCAGGCAGGATATGACTATAGAAAATCTTTTAAGCTGCATTAATAAAGGTCATAAACTGTTCGGAGGAAGTATTCCTGAGTATGTCGTTGAAGAGTGTGAAAGCAGAAGCATTCAATGCTTTGATTTTATGAAGATGGAAGAAGTGGCCGTAAAAAATGCTGTTGCCACGGCGGAGGGCGCTATTGCGGAGGCCGTTATAAAAAGCCCCGTGAACCTTCACAGAAGGCCTTGTATTGTGCTTGGCTTCGGACGCTGCGCAAAGGTGCTTGCGTCAAAACTAAAGGGCATGGGCGCCTGTGTTTCGGTAGCTGCAAGAAGCACATCTCAGCTTGCTGTTGCGGAGGCTTCGGGATATGCTCCGGTTAAGCTTGACAAGCTTTTAAGTAATATAGGGAAGTATGATTTTATATTTAATACAATACCCTCTATGATACTGGATAGCAATGCTCTTGAGCTTGTAAAAAAAGGCGCGCTTATTATAGATATTGCCTCAAAGCCCGGAGGCACAGATTTTGAAAAGGCGGGAGAACTCGGTATCGACGCTTATTTATGCCTTGGCCTCCCGGGAAAATACGCTCCAAAAGCCTCAGCCGAAATACTCAGCTCCGTTTTACTGGAGTATACTCAGAGTTAG
- the vanH gene encoding D-lactate dehydrogenase VanH produces the protein MMNIGITVYGCEQDEAKAFNALSPRFGVVPVITSSALSEANARLSPGNQCISVGHKSEVSKPTIAALKNAGVKYISTRSIGFNHIDMKAAKDMGIAVGNVTYSPGSVADYTLMLMLMVIRGAKSIVSSTEKNDFRLDTARGKELCDMTVGVLGTGHIGKAVIGRLQGFGCRVLAHSRSKETSADYVSLNDLLQKSDILTIHIPLGTDTYHLIGQRQIETMKQGAYLINTARGGIVDTDALIKALQNGKLGGAALDVLEGEEGLFYFDCTQKPIDNQFLLELQKMPNVIITPHTAYYTERALHDTVEKTILNCLDFERSQLYG, from the coding sequence ATGATGAATATTGGCATTACCGTTTATGGTTGTGAGCAGGACGAAGCCAAAGCGTTTAACGCACTTTCGCCGCGCTTTGGAGTTGTACCCGTCATTACAAGCTCTGCTCTGTCGGAAGCCAACGCAAGGTTATCTCCCGGCAATCAATGTATCAGTGTGGGACATAAATCCGAGGTTTCCAAACCTACCATTGCCGCGCTTAAAAACGCCGGAGTGAAATATATTTCTACCCGAAGCATCGGCTTTAATCACATAGATATGAAAGCCGCCAAAGATATGGGCATCGCCGTGGGAAATGTAACATATTCGCCGGGGAGCGTGGCCGATTACACATTGATGTTAATGCTGATGGTGATACGGGGCGCAAAATCTATCGTGAGCAGCACAGAAAAAAATGATTTCAGATTAGATACTGCCCGTGGAAAAGAATTGTGTGATATGACTGTCGGGGTGCTTGGAACCGGGCATATTGGCAAGGCGGTTATAGGGCGGCTGCAGGGGTTCGGTTGCCGTGTGCTGGCACACAGCCGCAGCAAGGAGACCTCGGCTGACTATGTTTCCTTAAATGACTTGCTGCAAAAAAGTGACATTCTCACCATTCATATACCACTCGGCACAGACACCTATCATCTTATCGGCCAAAGGCAGATTGAAACCATGAAGCAAGGCGCGTATCTTATTAATACAGCCCGTGGTGGAATTGTAGATACTGACGCGCTGATTAAAGCACTTCAAAATGGAAAGTTGGGCGGCGCGGCGTTAGATGTGTTGGAGGGCGAGGAAGGGCTTTTCTATTTTGATTGCACACAGAAGCCGATAGACAATCAATTTTTGCTTGAACTTCAAAAGATGCCGAATGTAATTATTACACCGCATACGGCCTACTACACTGAACGGGCATTACACGATACCGTTGAAAAAACCATACTGAACTGTCTGGATTTTGAAAGGAGTCAATTATATGGATAA
- a CDS encoding threonine aldolase family protein: protein MIDLRSDTLTLPDQAMLETILGAKLGDDGRTHALERGEDQTVNELEDLAAQITGKEAGVLFPTGTLGNTAAVLAYCKAGDKVLVDEQQHLYISEKVLFDSNFGQLQPVSYPHDENGLPVLEKIEEALKGGNIRLVCIENTHNFTGGACIPLKNMKEIYELAHKYQVPVHMDGARMFNAAIALKVKASEMCRYVDSVMFCISKGLGAPVGSLVCGNQEFILKLREKRKLLGGVMRQAGIIAAPGLYALRNNIERLQEDHEHAKCAAELIQGLKHTHMVGQAVTNILVLDVNELGLTPQEYCRKAEEKGLLIKPVLSDKVRLVFYKGITKEDAAEAARIIRELDKR from the coding sequence ATGATTGATTTGAGAAGTGATACGCTTACGTTGCCGGATCAGGCAATGCTTGAAACGATTCTTGGAGCAAAGTTGGGTGATGATGGCAGAACCCACGCGCTGGAGAGAGGCGAAGACCAGACTGTTAATGAACTAGAGGATTTGGCAGCGCAAATCACCGGCAAGGAGGCCGGCGTCTTGTTCCCGACTGGAACTCTGGGTAATACCGCAGCCGTTTTGGCTTACTGTAAGGCGGGCGATAAAGTATTGGTAGATGAGCAACAGCATCTGTATATCAGCGAAAAGGTGCTGTTTGATTCTAATTTCGGTCAGCTGCAGCCGGTGAGTTACCCCCATGATGAAAACGGTCTTCCCGTACTGGAGAAGATAGAAGAAGCACTGAAAGGCGGTAATATCCGGTTGGTATGTATTGAAAATACCCATAATTTTACCGGCGGAGCCTGCATTCCTCTTAAAAACATGAAGGAAATCTATGAACTGGCACATAAGTATCAAGTACCGGTGCATATGGACGGGGCAAGAATGTTCAATGCTGCAATTGCTCTGAAAGTAAAAGCAAGTGAAATGTGCCGTTATGTTGACTCGGTAATGTTTTGCATCTCTAAAGGTCTGGGTGCTCCGGTTGGTTCTTTGGTGTGCGGAAATCAGGAATTTATTTTAAAGTTGCGTGAGAAGAGAAAGCTGCTGGGCGGCGTTATGCGGCAGGCAGGCATCATTGCTGCACCTGGTCTTTATGCACTGAGAAATAATATCGAGCGCCTGCAGGAGGATCATGAGCATGCAAAGTGTGCAGCCGAATTGATTCAGGGCTTAAAACACACGCATATGGTTGGACAGGCTGTGACCAATATCTTGGTGCTGGATGTCAACGAGCTGGGGCTGACGCCTCAGGAATACTGCCGGAAGGCCGAAGAAAAGGGTCTGCTGATTAAGCCGGTTTTATCTGACAAGGTACGGTTGGTTTTCTACAAAGGAATTACAAAAGAGGATGCTGCGGAAGCGGCCAGAATCATTCGGGAGTTAGATAAAAGGTAA
- a CDS encoding AAA family ATPase: MENQMLLSPSRQLTEAEKKLVWKKPLSHIESEAERRICAEIKRNWYSKEMKITNILLEGDAGSGKTQLAKALSADFGLPYTKVTCFADMDKTDILGSILPVLPEGGHGAEEISYQFYPSEIVRAYENGWLLEIQEPTVIRDAAVLMALNSVLEPDGSINLPTRIAHRHPDFIAVITTNRGYNGVRPLNEALRDRIQHAERMDLPPKAVMMERATAKTGYSYAPILSFLADVILTLDETAKANAIKGVAGMRSYLFWIDAVAGGALLRASMYHKVIYKITTDPDEISILEQALSVKGLLGQLEELEQMQAYRQESQNPDIMEFNLSEDGEYFGSDKETLMNPNAVRLRKSSDSEGHSNQTSNNSTEKTQSSDNGEDGVPLYHEMEPGHLTEQQKQKFRKRLNQEARESVKGSIHQQVKLIVHRPEATDENRAEYRKQVSELMPVIRELIQKTMPFLEYETASEFSAAQLYGTTFSANRIAMQDFRYFARKRPPEENPSLAVALRIDESASMSAFGRLDAAKQAAIALYEFCHGYGIPVMIYGDTADRSRLEQMSLYSYVDFDSEDSDEKYSLIGIQGRSNNRDGMAIRILADRLLKAPQKTKLFISISDGQPKAMPDYTGDLAAQDMKKTLQEYRRKGVLFLAAAIGQDKEIISDIYGRENTLDITDFKKLPVRLVQIIARYL, from the coding sequence ATGGAAAACCAAATGCTTCTGTCCCCGAGCAGGCAACTGACGGAAGCTGAAAAAAAGCTTGTTTGGAAAAAACCACTATCTCATATTGAAAGTGAAGCGGAGCGTCGAATCTGTGCTGAGATAAAGCGAAACTGGTACAGCAAAGAAATGAAAATCACGAATATTCTGTTGGAGGGAGATGCAGGTTCAGGAAAGACTCAGCTTGCAAAGGCACTCTCGGCTGACTTTGGGTTGCCTTATACAAAAGTTACCTGCTTTGCAGATATGGATAAAACCGATATTCTTGGCTCCATCCTGCCGGTTTTGCCGGAGGGCGGCCATGGTGCGGAAGAGATAAGCTATCAATTTTATCCCTCTGAAATTGTCCGTGCCTACGAAAACGGATGGCTGTTGGAAATACAGGAACCTACTGTAATACGGGATGCCGCAGTACTGATGGCACTGAACTCTGTGCTTGAGCCGGATGGCAGTATTAACCTTCCTACCCGTATCGCCCATCGCCATCCTGATTTTATTGCTGTCATTACCACCAATAGGGGGTATAATGGAGTCCGGCCACTCAACGAAGCCCTGCGGGATCGGATTCAACATGCTGAAAGAATGGATTTGCCGCCAAAAGCAGTTATGATGGAGAGAGCAACAGCTAAAACGGGATATTCCTATGCACCGATACTGTCGTTTTTGGCGGATGTGATTCTCACGCTGGACGAAACAGCCAAAGCCAACGCCATTAAAGGCGTAGCCGGTATGCGTTCCTATCTGTTTTGGATTGATGCCGTTGCAGGCGGGGCTTTGCTTCGTGCATCTATGTACCACAAAGTGATTTATAAAATCACGACTGATCCGGATGAGATTTCCATTTTGGAACAGGCTTTATCTGTAAAGGGTCTATTGGGGCAGTTAGAAGAATTAGAACAAATGCAAGCATATAGGCAGGAAAGTCAAAATCCTGATATAATGGAATTCAATTTATCCGAAGATGGTGAATATTTTGGAAGCGATAAGGAAACGCTAATGAATCCGAATGCAGTGCGTTTGCGCAAATCCTCAGACAGTGAAGGACATTCCAATCAAACTTCCAATAACTCAACGGAGAAAACACAAAGCAGTGATAATGGCGAGGACGGGGTTCCTCTTTATCATGAAATGGAGCCAGGGCATCTTACGGAACAGCAGAAACAGAAATTTCGTAAAAGACTCAATCAGGAAGCCCGCGAAAGCGTGAAAGGGAGTATCCATCAGCAGGTAAAACTGATTGTCCATCGTCCTGAGGCTACTGACGAAAATAGGGCTGAATATAGGAAGCAAGTGTCTGAACTCATGCCTGTGATTAGAGAGTTGATTCAAAAAACGATGCCTTTTTTGGAATATGAAACTGCCAGTGAATTTTCGGCGGCACAATTATACGGTACAACATTTAGTGCAAATCGTATTGCGATGCAGGATTTTCGATACTTTGCAAGAAAGCGTCCCCCGGAGGAAAACCCTTCTCTTGCCGTGGCACTTCGCATAGACGAATCGGCATCCATGTCGGCCTTTGGCCGGCTAGATGCTGCGAAACAGGCGGCGATTGCCTTGTATGAATTCTGCCATGGCTACGGTATTCCCGTAATGATTTATGGCGATACTGCCGACCGTTCACGCTTGGAGCAAATGTCACTTTACTCTTATGTAGATTTTGATAGCGAAGATTCCGATGAAAAGTATTCTTTAATCGGCATTCAGGGCAGAAGCAACAACCGCGACGGTATGGCAATCAGAATCCTTGCAGACCGCTTATTGAAAGCTCCTCAGAAAACAAAGCTGTTCATCAGCATCAGTGACGGACAACCCAAAGCAATGCCGGACTATACAGGTGATTTAGCCGCCCAAGATATGAAAAAGACCTTGCAGGAGTACCGCCGCAAGGGTGTTCTCTTTCTTGCTGCTGCTATCGGACAGGATAAAGAAATCATCAGCGATATTTATGGAAGAGAAAACACATTGGATATCACTGATTTCAAGAAGCTTCCTGTCCGGCTGGTTCAAATCATTGCAAGATATTTGTAG
- a CDS encoding LysR family transcriptional regulator gives MLQNMDYIYQVYKEGSFSRAAKNLYVSQSSLSQTIKHAEKRIGMDIFDRSSHPISLTEFGTLYIKAIEEIREIVNNLENYVYDIDHLKNGHLSIGAGNFFAAYLVPPVITRFKKAYPNIQINLMEGRTVDMIEDLNKGNIDLLITNGHLDTELYTKTTLFQEHMVLSVPKSFFPEPPYPESLLTLQTLSSKQRFDAVSPVSLSVFSNIPFIVLRPGNDARIRADQMFSAEQVKPKILLEPDQTSTAYAMSRNGMGATIIDDALVRALGDYNSIWLYKLHSTFTVRDVAVFTKKNRYTTRSMKEFIQLIQMSKETLFI, from the coding sequence ATGCTACAGAATATGGACTATATTTACCAAGTATATAAAGAAGGCAGCTTTAGCCGTGCAGCAAAAAACCTGTATGTTTCCCAGTCTTCCTTAAGCCAGACTATTAAGCACGCAGAAAAACGCATAGGCATGGATATTTTCGACAGGAGTTCTCATCCTATTAGCCTGACGGAATTCGGTACACTTTATATCAAGGCCATTGAGGAAATACGTGAAATTGTTAATAACTTGGAAAACTATGTCTACGATATAGATCATTTGAAAAATGGTCATCTATCCATCGGCGCCGGTAACTTTTTTGCTGCCTATCTGGTTCCGCCGGTCATAACGCGTTTTAAAAAAGCATACCCCAACATTCAGATTAATCTAATGGAGGGCCGAACAGTGGATATGATTGAAGATTTGAATAAAGGCAATATCGACCTTCTTATTACCAACGGTCATCTGGATACGGAACTTTATACAAAAACGACGCTATTTCAGGAACATATGGTGCTGTCTGTCCCCAAAAGCTTCTTCCCCGAACCGCCTTATCCGGAATCCTTACTAACATTACAAACTCTTTCCAGTAAACAGCGCTTTGATGCCGTTTCGCCTGTATCCTTAAGCGTCTTTTCTAATATTCCATTTATTGTACTTCGCCCTGGAAATGACGCAAGGATTAGAGCGGATCAGATGTTTTCTGCGGAGCAGGTAAAACCCAAAATCCTGCTGGAACCGGATCAGACCTCAACGGCATATGCCATGTCCCGAAACGGCATGGGTGCTACCATTATCGATGATGCTTTGGTCCGTGCGCTTGGAGATTATAACAGCATATGGCTATATAAACTTCATAGTACCTTCACTGTAAGAGATGTTGCCGTATTCACAAAAAAGAACAGGTACACGACCCGTTCAATGAAAGAATTTATACAGCTGATTCAAATGTCAAAAGAAACATTGTTTATTTAA
- a CDS encoding helix-turn-helix domain-containing protein: MDCAKIGRLIAELRKEKGLTQQNIAHALNISNKTISKWECGLGCPDVSLWADLSAILGADMAQMMEGEITLNRPDGGNINKIRFYVCPSCKNVLVSTGSSSIFCCGRKVDQLTLQQNENTPCITIEMIDIDYFITIDHEMTREHYILFAAYVKSDKVFLTRLYPEQSATVRIPHMPDGKLYLYCVKHGLAVYSIPTK; the protein is encoded by the coding sequence ATGGATTGTGCGAAAATTGGGCGCTTAATTGCTGAATTGCGTAAAGAAAAAGGGTTAACGCAACAGAATATCGCACACGCCCTTAATATCAGCAACAAAACGATATCCAAATGGGAGTGTGGTCTGGGGTGCCCTGATGTTTCCTTGTGGGCGGACTTGTCGGCTATCTTAGGCGCGGATATGGCACAAATGATGGAAGGCGAAATTACCCTAAACCGTCCCGACGGAGGAAATATAAATAAAATCCGATTTTATGTCTGCCCGTCATGTAAAAATGTACTCGTCAGCACCGGGAGTTCCTCCATCTTTTGCTGTGGCAGAAAGGTAGACCAGCTTACCCTGCAACAGAATGAAAATACTCCCTGCATTACTATAGAAATGATAGATATAGATTACTTTATTACCATTGACCATGAGATGACAAGGGAACACTATATTTTATTTGCGGCATATGTAAAAAGTGACAAGGTTTTTCTAACCCGGTTGTATCCAGAACAAAGTGCTACAGTACGCATACCGCATATGCCTGATGGTAAGCTGTATCTGTACTGTGTGAAACATGGCTTAGCTGTGTATTCTATCCCTACAAAATGA
- a CDS encoding helix-turn-helix domain-containing protein, producing MLGYLTGKEAGEKWGITPRMVNYYCSAGRIPGAVKKGNLWLIPVNAEKPTDGRTKSEREKT from the coding sequence ATGCTTGGATATTTGACAGGTAAGGAAGCCGGGGAAAAATGGGGTATTACTCCCCGTATGGTAAATTATTACTGTTCAGCCGGACGGATACCGGGTGCGGTAAAGAAAGGTAACTTGTGGCTTATCCCTGTAAATGCTGAGAAGCCCACCGACGGACGAACAAAATCCGAACGGGAAAAAACTTAA
- a CDS encoding dipicolinate synthase subunit B — MKLNKCNIGFAVTGSFCTFDKIKEEIQRLIDEKANVIPIFSFNCQHIDSRFVKARDYIDEIERITSNRAILTIEDAEPIGPGNMLDAFIIAPCTGNTLAKLSNGITDTPVLMAAKAHMRNNKPLIISISTNDSLGINFKNIGLLMNMKNIYFVPFGQDNPTLKPNSMIAHTELIVPAIEEALEGRQLQPAIISPY; from the coding sequence ATGAAGCTTAATAAGTGCAATATAGGCTTTGCCGTTACCGGTTCATTTTGTACATTTGATAAAATAAAAGAAGAGATACAGCGTTTAATAGATGAAAAAGCAAATGTAATACCAATATTTTCATTTAATTGTCAGCATATAGATTCCCGTTTTGTTAAGGCAAGGGATTATATAGATGAAATTGAAAGAATAACATCAAACAGGGCGATACTTACAATTGAGGACGCAGAGCCCATAGGGCCAGGTAATATGCTGGATGCTTTTATTATAGCTCCGTGTACGGGAAACACCCTTGCGAAGCTTTCAAATGGCATAACGGATACGCCTGTGCTTATGGCGGCCAAGGCCCATATGAGAAATAATAAGCCCCTTATAATATCCATCTCGACAAATGACTCACTAGGGATAAATTTTAAGAATATAGGGCTTTTAATGAACATGAAGAATATATATTTTGTACCCTTTGGTCAAGATAATCCGACTTTAAAGCCAAATTCCATGATTGCCCATACGGAGCTTATAGTGCCTGCTATAGAGGAGGCACTTGAAGGAAGGCAGCTTCAGCCCGCTATCATATCACCTTATTAA
- a CDS encoding DUF6530 family protein has product MNKKIVMTADGYDRIDGRNAYQSDIKRLTLGAPVLEKNKKMQIAAQIWRENTKGQLEMDMELPIHQVFDLMIFLSRVLLYFREAYRLPLLYDPENPTAERVGIQGDVMPVAVCTENPNINEDIRAFSQALNDLGEINGERLCVLTRILEEMEYC; this is encoded by the coding sequence ATGAATAAAAAAATTGTAATGACTGCAGACGGATATGACCGCATAGACGGCAGAAATGCTTATCAGTCGGACATAAAAAGGCTGACTTTGGGTGCACCTGTGTTGGAAAAAAATAAGAAGATGCAGATTGCCGCCCAAATTTGGAGGGAAAACACCAAGGGTCAGTTGGAAATGGACATGGAACTTCCAATCCATCAGGTATTTGACTTGATGATTTTTCTGAGTCGTGTTCTTTTATACTTTCGGGAGGCTTATCGGCTTCCTTTATTATATGATCCGGAAAATCCTACTGCGGAACGTGTCGGGATACAGGGTGATGTGATGCCCGTAGCTGTTTGCACTGAAAATCCAAATATCAATGAAGATATCAGGGCGTTTTCACAGGCTCTTAATGATTTGGGAGAAATAAACGGAGAGCGCCTGTGTGTGCTCACACGAATTTTAGAAGAAATGGAGTATTGTTAA